A window of the Gossypium hirsutum isolate 1008001.06 chromosome A03, Gossypium_hirsutum_v2.1, whole genome shotgun sequence genome harbors these coding sequences:
- the LOC107887281 gene encoding HIPL1 protein, whose protein sequence is MKGVFVLNLMFSFLLLLYPSTSFPLCTNSEAPFTLKTALKFCSYNGSSCCNSTVDSQLQKQFQDMNISDPSCASVLQSVLCARCDPFSAQLFAIDTETRTVPLLCNSTVSTNSSQSNQATNDFCSNVWDTCQNVSMLNSPFAPSLQGQAGAPANSNFTKLIDLWQSKTDFCNAFGGASTDESVCYDGEPVRLNETRTPSAPNGLCLEKIGNGSYLDMAAHPDGSNRAFFSNQQGKIWLATIPKVGSGGTLELDESNPFIDLTDEVHFDTAFGMMGIAFHPNFTQNGRFFASFNCNKGKSPGCTGRCSCNSDVNCDPSKLGTDNGAQPCQYQSVVAEYTSNGSATQSSSAENARPSEVRRIFTMGLPFTSQHGGQILFGPTDGYLYFMMGDGGGDGDPYNFAQNKKSVLGKIMRLDVDNIPSAAEINRLGLWGNYSIPKDNPYSEDENLLPEIWAFGFRNPWRCSFDSERPSYFMCGDVGEDLYEEVDIISKGGNYGWRVYEGPYRFNPTSSPGGNTSANSINPIFPVMGYNHSEVNKKIGSASIIGGYFYRSNIDPCMYGRYLYADLYSGAIWAATEDPENSGNFSTSTIRFGCARDSPLQCSSVPGSDLPALGYIFSFGQDNSKDIYLLTSSGVYRVVPPSRCNYTCSRENATAVEAPSPRTSPLPSHSNKLTPINLLLSAFLLLLLCVA, encoded by the exons ATGAAAGGTGTTTTTGTTCTTAATCTTATGTTCAGCTTCTTGTTGCTTCTTTATCCTTCTACTTCTTTTCCTTTGTGTACAAATTCAG AGGCACCTTTCACCTTGAAGACTGCTTTGAAATTTTGTTCCTACAATGGAAGTAGCTGCTGCAATTCCACTGTTGATTCACAATTACAGAAGCAATTTCAAGATATGAATATCTCGGATCCAAGCTGTGCTTCAGTTCTTCAATCAGTCCTCTGTGCT AGATGCGATCCATTTTCAGCGCAGTTGTTCGCAATTGATACCGAGACTCGTACGGTGCCTCTCCTTTGCAACTCTACTGTTTCAACAAATTCATCTCAGTCTAACCAAGCAACAAATGATTTCTGCTCTAATGTATGGGATACATGTCAAAATGTATCTATGTTGAATTCCCCGTTTGCACCTTCCTTGCAAGGGCAAGCCGGAGCACCTGCCAATTCGAATTTCACCAAATTGATTGATCTTTGGCAGTCCAAAACTGATTTCTGTAATGCCTTTGGTGGAGCATCTACTGATGAATCAGTTTGCTATGATGGTGAACCTGTTAGATTAAATGAGACGCGAACTCCTAGTGCTCCAAATGGTTTGTGCCTTGAGAAAATTGGTAATGGAAGTTACTTGGATATGGCTGCTCACCCCGATGGATCGAACCGTGCATTCTTCTCCAATCAACAAGGAAAGATTTGGTTGGCGACTATTCCGAAAGTTGGATCAGGAGGAACGTTGGAGCTTGATGAGTCCAATCCCTTCATAGACCTTACTGATGAAGTTCATTTTGATACTGCATTTGGGATGATGGGGATTGCTTTTCATCCTAACTTCACGCAGAACGGCCGATTCTTTGCTTCATTTAATTGTAACAAGGGTAAATCGCCAGGATGTACCGGAAGATGTTCCTGTAACTCGGATGTGAACTGTGATCCTTCAAAACTAGGTACAGACAATGGTGCTCAACCATGTCAGTATCAAAGTGTTGTTGCAGAGTATACCAGCAATGGTTCCGCGACGCAGTCTTCCTCG GCAGAAAATGCTAGGCCATCAGAAGTGAGAAGGATATTCACTATGGGACTTCCTTTTACTTCACAACATGGTGGACAGATTCTTTTTGGACCTACAGATGGGTATCTATACTTTATGATGGGGGATGGTGGTGGTGACGGTGATCCATACAACTTTGCTCAAAACAAGAAATCAGTGCTTGGCAAAATCATGAGGCTTGATGTAGATAATATACCGA GTGCAGCAGAGATTAATAGACTTGGTCTATGGGGAAACTACTCTATCCCCAAAGACAATCCATATAGCGAAGACGAAAACTTGCTGCCTGAAATATGGGCTTTCGGGTTCAGAAATCCTTGGCGCTGCAGTTTCGATTCAGAGCGGCCTTCTTATTTTATGTGTGGTGACGTTGGCGAG GATCTGTACGAAGAGGTTGACATCATCAGCAAAGGCGGAAACTACGGTTGGCGTGTTTACGAGGGTCCATATCGTTTTAATCCAACATCATCACCTGGAGGGAACACATCTGCAAATTCCATTAACCCCATTTTCCCGGTTATGGGATACAATCACTCCGAAGTAAACAAGAAAATAGGATCAGCCTCAATTATAGGAGGCTACTTTTACCGGTCCAACATTGATCCTTGTATGTATGGAAG GTACCTGTATGCAGACTTGTATTCAGGTGCAATATGGGCAGCAACTGAAGACCCGGAAAACAGTGGCAACTTTTCAACGAGCACAATTCGTTTTGGTTGTGCAAGAGACTCTCCTTTACAATGCAGCAGTGTGCCAGGAAGTGACCTTCCAGCATTGGGTTATATTTTCTCATTTGGTCAGGACAATAGCAAAGACATCTACTTGTTAACCAGCAGTGGAGTTTATCGAGTTGTGCCGCCGAGCCGCTGCAATTACACATGCTCGAGGGAAAACGCTACCGCTGTCGAAGCACCGAGCCCTAGGACATCACCACTGCCTTCACATTCCAACAAGCTGACACCTATAAATCTGCTATTATCTGCTTTTTTGCTGCTTTTGCTATGTGTTGCCTAA